ataagaatcactattcttttTGCCACTTACGATCTCCAATAATATGACCCCTAAACTAAAGACATctgattttgttgaaaactttcCAAATACTGCATACTCTGGTGACATATAACCACTGCATGTAACCAATATCAAAAGTAATCTTAAAGTTTGAataatgttttaatttatttgtatgcGTGCAATTCTAGTGTGTGTTTATGCTTATGCATGTTTTATACTTACTATGTTCCGACAACTCTGGTTGTCTTGGCTTGAGTTTGGCCCTCTTTGAATATACGAGCCATGCCAAAATCTGAAATCTTGGGATTCATCTCAGCATCTAGCAGGACATTACTGGTTTTAATATCCCTATGGATAATCTTCAATCTTGAGTCTTGATGAAGATACAAAATCCCCCGAGCAATCCCAATAATGATTTCAAAGCGTTTACTCCAATTTAGGaatgaacttcttgtatgatctacaataaaatttgttcaaGTATACTCAAAATGTGATGTAATAGTGCTGAAATACGTGGTTTTAGGTGCTTCgaatatattcttttttgcgCATATATAATAAAGGCACATCATGAAGGCCATAGATTTTTAGAAAGAAGatataccaaaaataaaagagtctaAACTTTTGTTGGGCATGTATTCATAAATAAGcatcttttcttcctcttgaatGCAACAACCTATCAATTTGACAAGATTCTTGTGTTGAAGTTTCGCAATCGACATAACTTCATTTTTGAATTCTTCTATTCCTTGTCCAGAACTCTTGGACAACCTTTTTACAGCTATTTGTTGTCCATTAGATAATAGACCCTGAAATCATGACTCAAACTTAAGCTTACTCatgaatattattttaaagCAACAAAGCTCTATCTGCTTCTTCAGTAACTTTGGTCGTAGGTTATAGTAATGGAATATGAAACAGATAAAAATGCATAACAATGTCAATGAATTGTAATTGTACCTTAAATACAGAGCCAAAACCTCCTTGCCCAAGTTTGTTGGTAGGAGAGAAATTTTCAGTGGCAGCAACTATGCAGCTTAGATCGAAAATCGGTAAATCTGGATGTGTACTACTGTCCTCGAGTTCATTCCCCTCGAAAGAGCCTTTGGTACTGGCAAAATTTAATGATTGATTGTGTAATTTTCTCTTCACTTTCCCTAAACATAATTGAGGGACATTGCTTAATATTACTTTGTAATTGAGCATCTATATAATATAGCTCACATCATGTGGAGGACTAATCTAAATGACTCCTGATATATGGAACGTTTTGTCATAGCTAAGCCGAACAAATGTATATGTGAACAATACAATGCACAAGTGACTTTAtttaccttttgttttcttcttcttcattagcCAAATATAGGCTAGTAAGGATACCAGAAACATTGGCACAACAATAGACACTAATGCAATAGCTAGCTTCCTCTGCTTGCTAAGAGAACCTTTGGATTTCCTTGTATAATTAgctgaagggaaaaaaaagtataaaaaaaaaaaaaaaaaaaaaaaaaaaagaaaggaagaaagtaTGAAGAAAACATGATTCagaaattgaaaaagagagaatgaaaattttaagaaaatgcaAGCAAGTGAAGAATGCTACCTAACTCAGTTGCATCCACACGAACATTTAGTTCCGAGCCTTCATCTGTAAGCTGTAAAATGTCGATTAATTCACCATACCATGCCAAGCAGCCGGTTCCCTTCCCATCTGTATACATGCTGGTAAAAGCAATGCAAGAGCAATTCGTCAAGCATGCCTGCTTGCACTCTGAGCTACTCATACTCGTGCCTATCAAAGCTACATCAATTGATGAATCGGGTAGTTTCAAATGCTCCAATTTAACAAACCCTTCTCCATTTTTACACATAGACAACCCCGAGTTCTTCCTCACACAACCGTCAGAACCATCCCTGAGATACCAATCCCTTGGAGACTTAGGCTCATACCCTGGCAGACACATGCACTcaaacttattaatattatcagGATTGCATTTACTATACGGACCACATTGCCCATACTTGTCACACCGGTATTTAGGTGCTGACCATTGTTCCTTCCACTGATGAACACCATCATCCCACACAAGATCCTGAAGCAATCCAGTGTTGTCCAACACTACTATTGACATGATGGAAGGGTCATCATTAGAGTAGTAGGCAGATATTTCATCTTGGTTGTTaacaaaaaagaactttttacCTGATAAGCTTATTGCAGTGAATACATTATTCCCTGGCGAATAAGGAGTTCTCCAATATGGGGTTGAACCCTTGTACAAAAACGATTGTGGAGAGCCATTAGGATTCATCTTAAGGCTATAGTTTCCAGTTCCAGGGTCATCTTTTGACTTCCAAGATGTTAGGAACGTGTTTATCCTAGTCTTAAGATTCAAGCCAATCTTCATGTTTGGAAGCTGAGTATCTGTAGGATGGTCAAAGCTCTGCCACAACACCTTTTTGTTATTGTCCTGGAGGACCTGGGCTAATACCCAGTTTCCTGAATCAAGAAGCTGAGCTTCCGAGGAGGTTGTCACTTGGTCTTGGACAGAAACATTTGTAGACCAAAGTTGACTGTTATTACTGTCATGGAGGACAAGGTCTCCATATTGGTTGATTGAGAGAACTCCAGAGGAATCAGTAATAGGATCGTTCCTATTTGCAACCCACACAACAGTTTGTGGTGTCACTTTGACATACCAAATACCAAGATACTTGAAGCTGGAGTTGCCAGGGCTGAAGAAGCCTAAGgcaaattttttgtgtttggaaatCAAAGATTGGCCATCCTTGATGGATTGATTTGTCGTTAAGGTGTCAAGGGAAGTgcaaaatttgataaaaagaaCGATTAGAATCAAAGacttgaacatttttttttttcagcacaCACTTGTTTGTGCAAATGGTTTTTTAACATggaacattttttatttttattttttgtggttgaGACCCCAAGAAAAAAGGGTTTGACTAAGGATTGTGCATATGTACTGAGAATTCTGTAGTCGTCAATTTTTCAGCGAAGGCTTTTGATGACTATCATAACTATTATTTAATACATTTTGAATAtcatttctttttagttttacttttaGTGCAACTTGATGTACTCGCCGGACAGCTCCTATAGCTGGATGCATCCAACAGGTTGAATATTGTGGCACACAAGAGCCTAGTTCAACAGACTATTGGTCTTGGTTTTATTTGTATGAGACCGCAATGTTTTAGTAACAACGGTCATGAGCAAACAAATCCAGACTTCGGGTTTTCACAAGTAGTCCTTTGAAAATTCCATTCTTTGGGCCATCATATTC
The sequence above is drawn from the Castanea sativa cultivar Marrone di Chiusa Pesio chromosome 5, ASM4071231v1 genome and encodes:
- the LOC142637284 gene encoding G-type lectin S-receptor-like serine/threonine-protein kinase RKS1, whose product is MFKSLILIVLFIKFCTSLDTLTTNQSIKDGQSLISKHKKFALGFFSPGNSSFKYLGIWYVKVTPQTVVWVANRNDPITDSSGVLSINQYGDLVLHDSNNSQLWSTNVSVQDQVTTSSEAQLLDSGNWVLAQVLQDNNKKVLWQSFDHPTDTQLPNMKIGLNLKTRINTFLTSWKSKDDPGTGNYSLKMNPNGSPQSFLYKGSTPYWRTPYSPGNNVFTAISLSGKKFFFVNNQDEISAYYSNDDPSIMSIVVLDNTGLLQDLVWDDGVHQWKEQWSAPKYRCDKYGQCGPYSKCNPDNINKFECMCLPGYEPKSPRDWYLRDGSDGCVRKNSGLSMCKNGEGFVKLEHLKLPDSSIDVALIGTSMSSSECKQACLTNCSCIAFTSMYTDGKGTGCLAWYGELIDILQLTDEGSELNVRVDATELANYTRKSKGSLSKQRKLAIALVSIVVPMFLVSLLAYIWLMKKKKTKVKRKLHNQSLNFASTKGSFEGNELEDSSTHPDLPIFDLSCIVAATENFSPTNKLGQGGFGSVFKGLLSNGQQIAVKRLSKSSGQGIEEFKNEVMSIAKLQHKNLVKLIGCCIQEEEKMLIYEYMPNKSLDSFIFDHTRSSFLNWSKRFEIIIGIARGILYLHQDSRLKIIHRDIKTSNVLLDAEMNPKISDFGMARIFKEGQTQAKTTRVVGTYGYMSPEYAVFGKFSTKSDVFSLGVILLEIVSGKKNSDSYQEHPSLTLIGHVWELWREDRALDIVDSSIKESCVSDEVLRCIQVGLLCVQEEVVDRPNMLAVHLMLSSEKTLPSPKQPAFIFRRPSKKLDLVTGASCSINEVTITKFEAR